A region from the Lolium perenne isolate Kyuss_39 chromosome 4, Kyuss_2.0, whole genome shotgun sequence genome encodes:
- the LOC127346635 gene encoding 3'-5' exonuclease-like, which produces MASASSSVVAGDEKSTTEKYRILAHGSTYIDVVYTNEAATVDRILRMYEGWLDEDEDRFKFVGLDLEYDSSGHKLAVMQIAMREHVLVFHYIRCKDHCPRLLTFLKDKQYTFTIVDKRNDTKVLRAAGLPVPEERHIDIQDIFKINGQPQAGMADLAAKLIDPKFANMKKDFKYNRLRKEGHGFWECKPLSWMNLEYAAIDGYLSYEIYNKIYTVDEGQAHLQRSDHICPRCKNQDESSSMNKRQKLA; this is translated from the exons ATGGCATCTGCCTCTTCCTCCGTCGTGGCCGGAGACGAGAAGTCCACGACGGAGAAGTACCGCATCCTTGCGCACGGGAGTACATATATCGACGTCGTCTACACCAATGAGGCGGCGACTGTTGATAGAATTCTTCGTATGTACGAGGGTTGgctcgacgaggacgaggacaggTTCAAGTTCGTTGGTCTGGATCTCGAGTATGACTCTAGCGGACACAAGTTGGCGGTAATGCAAATCGCCATGAGGGAGCACGTTCTTGTATTCCACTacattag GTGCAAGGATCATTGTCCGCGCCTGCTGACTTTTCTCAAGGACAAGCAATACACTTTTACAATTGTTGATAAAAGAAATGACACAAAAGTTCTTCGTGCGGCCGGTCTTCCTGTTCCAGAAGAGAGACACATCGACATCCAGGACATTTTCAAGATTAATGGTCAACCGCAGGCTGGAATGGCTGATCTTGCAGCAAAGCTCATTGATCCCAAGTTTGCCAACATGAAGAAGGACTTCAAGTACAACCGGCTTCGGAAGGAAGGGCATGGTTTCTGGGAATGCAAGCCACTGTCCTGGATGAACCTCGAGTACGCAGCTATTGACGGCTATCTCAGTTATGAGATATACAACAAGATCTACACGGTGGACGAGGGACAAGCTCACCTCCAGAGATCAGACCACATCTGCCCCAGATGCAAAAATCAGGATGAATCTTCATCAATGAACAAGCGTCAGAAGCTAGCCTGA